The Enhydrobacter sp. sequence TGCTCGGCGGTGTGGTGCTGTGGGCCTGGCGGCCGGATCTGCCGAGGGAAGTCCTGATCCAGCGCTATGCCAATGCCCAGTCGAGATTCGTCGATGTCGGCGGCGTGCGCGCCCACGTGCGCGACGAGGGCAGGCCCGACGGCATGCCGCTCGTCATGATCCACGGCTCGCTGGGCTCGCTCCAGGTGTGGGAGGGCTGGGTTCGGGAACTCGACACGAAGCTGCGGCTGATCTCGGTCGACCTGCCGGGCCATGGCCTGACCGGCCCGTGGCCGCGCGGCGAGTACACGGTCGAGGCCTATGCCGACTTCGTCGAGGTGCTGGCCGACGCGCTGCACCTCGACCGCTTCGCCATCGCCGGCCAGTCGATGGGCGGGGCAGTGGCCTGGACCTTCGCGGCGACGCGGCCGGAGCGCGTGACGCACTTGATCCTGGTCGACTCCGCGGGCTTCCGGGACGGTGGCGACAGGACGCTGTCGACCAGCCTCGCCCATCTCGGCGTGCTGAGCGACATCGGCATCTATTTCAAGCCGCGGTCGATGGTGCGGCGCGCCTTGCTCGACACCTATGCCGATCCCGCCATGGTGACGCCGGCGCGATTGCAGCGTTACAGCGACCTGCAGCGCTTTCCCGGCAACCGTCCGGCGACGCTCCAGCGCCTGCGCACGCAGGAGCCGCTCGATCCCACGATGCTCAGGCACCTCGCCGTGCCGACCCTGATCATCTGGGGCGCCAGGGACCGGCAGCTACCGGTCAACGAGGCCTATCGTTTCCAAAGCGCCATCAAGGGCGCCAAGCTCGCGATCTTCTCGCGTCTCGGCCACGCCCCGATGGAGGAGGATCCCAAGGCGACCGCCGCCGCCGTTGCGGCCTTCCTGCCCACGGAGCCGCCGCCGCCTCCGGCCCGTTCCGTCGCACCCGAGCCGCCGAGCGCCGATCAGCCTGTGGCCCCGTCGATCGTGCCCGAGAAGGATTGACTGGACCGGCCGCTCAGGATCGCCAGATGCAGACCAGGATGACGGCGAGCGGGGCAGCGAGCGCGGCCCACGAGACGGCCCGCCAGAGGGCGTCCTGGCCCAGCAGCGCGGCCAGCAGACCGAGCATCGTGAGGACCGCCAGGATTAAGGGCCATTTCCAGATCTGGCCGGCGCTCACGATGCCAGGCCCTCCATCTCGGCGATGTGCGACTCGACGGACGTGCGGCGGCGCGCGAACCAGAGGTAGAGACCGCTTCCCAGGACGCCGATCGCAACGAGATCGAACAGCGCCCAGAGGATCTTGAGCGGCATGCCGCCATAGTCGCCGAAATGGAGCGGTTGGGAGAGCAGGATCGCGGTCAGGTACCAGGGCAGGGTCCGGCTGTCGGTCAACGCGCCGGTCTCGGCATCGACCATCACCGGCTTCAGAAGACGGGAGGTCAAGGCG is a genomic window containing:
- a CDS encoding alpha/beta hydrolase translates to MPARRRRSEAPSRPWALCLLFALGVLGGVVLWAWRPDLPREVLIQRYANAQSRFVDVGGVRAHVRDEGRPDGMPLVMIHGSLGSLQVWEGWVRELDTKLRLISVDLPGHGLTGPWPRGEYTVEAYADFVEVLADALHLDRFAIAGQSMGGAVAWTFAATRPERVTHLILVDSAGFRDGGDRTLSTSLAHLGVLSDIGIYFKPRSMVRRALLDTYADPAMVTPARLQRYSDLQRFPGNRPATLQRLRTQEPLDPTMLRHLAVPTLIIWGARDRQLPVNEAYRFQSAIKGAKLAIFSRLGHAPMEEDPKATAAAVAAFLPTEPPPPPARSVAPEPPSADQPVAPSIVPEKD